The DNA sequence gatgatcgtggacttcaggaaacagcagaaggagcacccccttatccacatcgaagggacagcagtggagaaggtggaaagttttaagttccttggtgtacacatcatggacaaactgaaatggtccacccatagAGACAGTGTCGTGAAGAAGaggcaacagcgcctcttcaacctcaggagggtgACGAAATTTAGCTTGTCACCTacaaccctcacaaacttttacagatgcacaattgagagcatactgtcgggttgcatccccgcctggtaaggcaactgcaccacccacaactgaaaggctctccagagggtggtgcggtctgcacaacacatcaccgggggcaaactacctgccctccaggacacctacagcacccgatgtcacaggaaggccaaaaagataatcaaggacaacaaccgcccgagccactgcctgttcactccgctaccattcagaaggcgaggtcagtacaggtgcatctaagctgggatggagagactgaaaaacagcttctatctcaaggccatcagtctgttaaacagccatcactaacacagagaggctgctgcctacatacagacttgaaatcattggacattttaataatgccactttcataatgtttacatatcttgcatttctcaaatacactgctcaaaaaaataaagggaacacttaaacaacacaatgtaactccaagtcaatcacacttctgtgaaatcaaactgtccacttaggaagcaacactgattgacaatacatttcacatgctgttgtgcaaatggaatagacaacaggtggaaattataggcaattagcaagacacccccaataaaggagtggttctgcaggtggggaccacagattacttctcagttcctatgcttcctggctgatgttttggtcacttttgaatgctggcggtgctttcactctagtggtagcatgagactgagtctacaacccacacaagtggctcaggtagtgcagctcatccacgatggcacatcaatgcgagctgtggcaagaaggtttgctgtgtctgtcagcgtagtgtccagagcatggaggcgctaccaggagacaggccagaacatcaggagacgtggaggaggtcgtaggagggcaacaacccagcagcaggaccgctacctccgcctttgtgcaaggaggagcaggtggagcactgccagagccctgcaaaattacctccagcaggctacaaatgtgcatgtgtctgctcaaacggtcagaaacagactccatgagggtggtatgagggcccgacgtccacaggtgggggttgtgcttacagcccaacaccgtgcaggacgtttggcatttgccagagaacaccaagattggcaaattcgccactggcgccctgtgctcttcacagatgaagcaggttcacactgagcacgtgacagacgtgacagagtctggagatgccgtggagaacgttctgctgcctgcaacatcctccagcatgaccggtttggcagtgggtcagtcatggtgtggggtggcattcctttggggggccgcacaaccctccatgtgctcgccagaggtagcctgactgccattaggtaccgagatgagatcctcagaccccttgtgagaccatatgctggtgcggttggctctgggttcctcctaatgcaagacaatgctagacctcatgtggctggagtgtgtcagcagttcctgcaagaggaaggcattgatgctatggactggcccgcccgttccccagacctgaatccaattgagcacatctgggacatcatgtctcgctccatccaccaacgccatgttgcaccacagactgtccaggagttggcggatgctttagtccaggtctgggaggagatccctcaggagaccatccgccacctcatcaggagcatgcccaggcgttgtagggaggtcatacaggcacgtggaggccacacacactactgagcctcattttgacttgttttaaggatattacatcaaagttggatcagcctgtagtgtggttttccactttaattttgagtgtgactccaaatccagacctccatgggttgataaattggatttccattgattatttttgtgtgattttgttgtcagcacattcaactatgtaaagaaaaaagtatttaataagattatttctttcattcagatctaggatgtgttgtgttccctttatttttttgagcagtatatatatatatatatatatatatatatatatatatatatatatgctgtattttataccatatattgcatcttgcctatgctgctctgtcattgctcatcaatatatttatatgtatatattcttattcctttacttagatgtgtgtatattaggtagttgttgtggaattgttcgattacatgttagatatttctgcactatcgggaactagaagcacaagcatttcgctacactcgcactaacatctgctaaccatgtgtatgtggccaaaaaaaatgattttatttAATTGAGAGAACGCGCAAACTTTGGATCTTGTTGTTACTACAAGGTCTTTGCTATTTAGCTTCAGTCGCACAGCGTATGACGTAGGAGCAACTGAGGAGGGATCCTCCACATGTCGTGTGTATCTTTGCAGATCATAATTTCGAGTAAACAACCCTTAACAGATTCGATCGGGGGTAAGTGTGCATTTATTTGTGTAGTATATGGTTTCAAATATTCATAGCTACGTTTTCAATGCATGCTTGTTTACCTTCTAGCTAGCTTGGCTGTCCAACGTCAACAAACAACTAGGAGAGGGACCACACAAAGAAGACAGTTTAATGCCAATTGTATTCGCATACTGCCTAGTCTAAGTGATATATTTTACGTTTTGAAATATTAATACATTTCTTGGTAAAATATTCGTGCTTTTCCTTCGCGATGGACTCGCCTCATAGCCAGCCGTAGCTTCATGTCAGCTAACTATATGTAAAAAAGATATGCGTGCAATGATGATGACTTATGTTGGTCTCATATGGCTATTTATTCCTTCTTGTTACAGGGGAGCCAACATAATCAGCCCCACAAATTATCTTCTAAACTGAGAACATTGACAGGACTCTTCTTTGGGTCCTTGCTCTCCACAACAGCTGTTTGCTATGGCAACTTCATCCCCAAGGTTCACGTGGTGTGATTGTCGCAAACACAAGATTCCTGTCAAAGATACCCATGAGCTGTGCCTGCATTGTCTGGGCATCCAGCATGCCAAGGAGGCTGTGCTGGAGTATGGCAAATGCCCACACTGTGCTAAGATGGACTGGAGCACCTGCATCAACCGCCTCACTAAAGTTCAGGAGATAATGCACCGCGAGAGCCAGCAGAGGAAGCACGAGGCAGCACAGTCTGAAGTTCAGCCCAAGCCTGAGACCACTTCAGCTCCCATCAAGGAACCAAAACCGGAAGAGAATACAGTCCCCACCCTGCCCCCACATCGGCTCTCTGCTTCCACACCAGCCCATTCCTCCACCATGCCAGTGTTGTTCACCATCCTCTCCCCACCCCCAGCGCAGGCAGGGGACAATTTGAGCATCCCAAAAGGCACTTTCCTCTCACAACTTGCTATTCAGCAGTCAGCTGACTCCACCCCATCCTTGAGCCAATCAGGTTCCAACATGCTGACCTCCAGCTCCTGTAAACGACACAGTTTCTCATCGTCCTGCTCCAAACGCTCCAAACGGAGCCGCAGTAGCCACAGGCGGAGacgctctccctcctcctcctcttcctcttcagaCTGGAGCTCTGATGAAGATGATTCCTGCCCCTCTGGAAAGGGAAGGAGGTCTCAGAGGGAGTCGCGGCAAGCTGTCCGGTCAGAGAGGAGGCACGGGGAGCTGGTGGAGGTTGTTCAACAAGCCGTCCAGCTACAGTGGGCTGTTCTGGAGAAGCGCATTGAGgctctggagaggagaggtgctgaGGCTGTTGTGTCGTTCCCCACTCCAGCCCAAACTATACATCTTCACGCCTCCATCCCTCTGGCATCCACCTCATCTCAGGAGGGCAACCAGAGAGATTTATCCTGCCCTGTCAGCGAGCAGCTGGTGACGGAATCTATGTCCGGTACCATTGTGAAGCAGGAAGAGGAGCCTTCCTCCATTTCGTTTGCCTTGAGACCTCTCAGTGATGGACACCGTGAAGGGGAGGATGCCTCTCAGTCAACTGAGGGTCCTATCTCTAAACAGGACTTACTGGAAGCTATGGAGCTTCAGAGCCTCATAGCACGTGCTGCCAAGTATCTTGGTATAGACTTTCCCAGCACACCAGCCAGCCCCAGCCCACCAGACCCCACAATGGTGCCGGAGTTTGAGGACCTGGTCCAGAGCTTTTGGCCAAACCCTGCCAGCTCGAAACCGTACAGGGAGCTGTTCTCTAAGATGTACAGGCTTCACGACTGCCAGTCTCCAGCGTATGACCAGATGCCCCAGGTCAACTGCTTCATGTCGGCCATCTTCCAGGCGGTGAAGCCCACAGAGAACAAGGAGGCGCCGGTGCCAGCTGAGCGATGGCGTTTCACTGAGACTCTAGTAGAGAGGATGTACCAGACTGCTGGCATGCTTGCCAAGACGGCCAACTACCTACGCTACCTATCAGACTACCAGAGGAGGCTTCTGCTGGAGATCACTGAGGATTGTCCAGCCCAGCGTTTTATGGTGGCCCTTAAcgagctgaagctcattggccaGTTCACCCTCCAGCTATCCTCCCACCAGGCTGAACTGTCTGGAAGGGTCATGGCTGCTTCTGTAGCCATCCGAAGACAGGTCTGGATGGCTAAGACCAACTACACAGACTCTCTGAAAGCCACTGTGGCTGACCTTCCATTTGTGGTCAGTCACACCTTTGGGGTTAGCTCAGCCTCAGGCCCTAGCTCAACTGGAATGGTGTGCAAACAGGAACCGTTGTAAAGGCTACATTTGTTACATGTATAAAAAGTGTGAGTAGTATGAACTTTTACCTGTGCTGAATTGGGTTGAGACCACTAAATGGTTCACTTGTAGACATGTAAATAGGGAAATATTCTTTATAGTCTTATTGCACTCGTTTTTTTTTATCTAGGAATTTTGCAACTGTTTTTGAACAAAGGTAGCATAGTATCTGTGTATTGACTGCATTACAGTTCTTTTGACTGCGTGTTTGGTAAACTTCTTCAGAGGTTATGT is a window from the Salmo trutta chromosome 23, fSalTru1.1, whole genome shotgun sequence genome containing:
- the LOC115159557 gene encoding uncharacterized protein LOC115159557, coding for MATSSPRFTWCDCRKHKIPVKDTHELCLHCLGIQHAKEAVLEYGKCPHCAKMDWSTCINRLTKVQEIMHRESQQRKHEAAQSEVQPKPETTSAPIKEPKPEENTVPTLPPHRLSASTPAHSSTMPVLFTILSPPPAQAGDNLSIPKGTFLSQLAIQQSADSTPSLSQSGSNMLTSSSCKRHSFSSSCSKRSKRSRSSHRRRRSPSSSSSSSDWSSDEDDSCPSGKGRRSQRESRQAVRSERRHGELVEVVQQAVQLQWAVLEKRIEALERRGAEAVVSFPTPAQTIHLHASIPLASTSSQEGNQRDLSCPVSEQLVTESMSGTIVKQEEEPSSISFALRPLSDGHREGEDASQSTEGPISKQDLLEAMELQSLIARAAKYLGIDFPSTPASPSPPDPTMVPEFEDLVQSFWPNPASSKPYRELFSKMYRLHDCQSPAYDQMPQVNCFMSAIFQAVKPTENKEAPVPAERWRFTETLVERMYQTAGMLAKTANYLRYLSDYQRRLLLEITEDCPAQRFMVALNELKLIGQFTLQLSSHQAELSGRVMAASVAIRRQVWMAKTNYTDSLKATVADLPFVVSHTFGVSSASGPSSTGMVCKQEPL